The Deltaproteobacteria bacterium genome window below encodes:
- a CDS encoding acyl-CoA dehydrogenase family protein, whose protein sequence is MVSSTASPSLVTASATHLLDATRALLPLVREFAAQGEIDRQLPRGLADAFNDAGIFRMCRPRELGGLEVDPLTMMQVVEAIAQVDGAAGWCAMISGSGSAFDAFIPKAGGREMYADPRAVTTGVLAPSGRATPVGGGFRVSGRWSIASNCRASDWLGGSSVVFEGDRPRLGPGGMPEVIVPMLAAGDCRIHDTWRTMGLRGSGSHDFECVDVFVPEQRVIRVPMLEPFYEGPSFTFPFLGLLAASIASVALGIGRRAVDELEVVAKSKTPFGGLTPLSGRATAQLAVAEAEAALASGRAFLFDEVGQLWRHALEGRAASPLQRARLRLAATNAVSSAARAVDLAYTTGGASAMYERSPLQLAFRDVHAITQHFTVAPASRELLGRALFGLPVEPHLL, encoded by the coding sequence ATGGTTTCATCCACCGCATCACCCTCCCTCGTCACCGCTTCCGCCACCCATCTGCTCGATGCCACGCGCGCGTTGCTTCCGCTCGTGCGGGAGTTCGCTGCACAGGGCGAGATCGATCGCCAGCTGCCGCGTGGCCTGGCGGACGCGTTCAACGACGCGGGCATCTTTCGCATGTGCCGGCCGCGCGAGCTCGGCGGCCTCGAGGTCGACCCGCTCACGATGATGCAGGTCGTCGAGGCCATCGCGCAGGTCGATGGGGCCGCGGGGTGGTGCGCGATGATCAGCGGCTCCGGCAGCGCGTTCGATGCCTTCATTCCGAAGGCGGGCGGCCGCGAGATGTACGCCGATCCACGCGCCGTCACGACCGGGGTGTTGGCGCCCAGCGGCCGTGCGACCCCGGTTGGCGGCGGCTTTCGGGTGTCGGGTCGCTGGTCGATCGCCTCGAACTGCCGCGCCAGTGACTGGCTCGGGGGTTCGAGTGTGGTGTTCGAGGGTGACCGGCCGCGGCTGGGCCCGGGCGGGATGCCCGAGGTGATCGTGCCGATGCTCGCGGCCGGCGACTGCCGCATCCACGACACCTGGCGAACGATGGGGTTGCGCGGGTCCGGCAGCCACGACTTCGAGTGTGTCGACGTGTTCGTGCCCGAGCAGCGCGTGATTCGGGTGCCGATGCTCGAGCCGTTCTACGAGGGGCCGTCGTTCACGTTCCCGTTCTTGGGGTTGCTGGCGGCGAGCATCGCCTCGGTGGCGCTCGGCATCGGTCGCCGTGCGGTCGACGAGCTCGAGGTGGTGGCGAAGTCGAAGACGCCGTTCGGCGGTCTCACCCCGTTGTCCGGTCGCGCGACGGCGCAGCTAGCCGTGGCCGAAGCGGAGGCAGCGCTCGCCTCGGGCCGGGCGTTCCTGTTCGACGAGGTCGGGCAGCTGTGGCGCCACGCGCTGGAGGGGCGCGCCGCCAGCCCGCTGCAGCGCGCCCGGCTGCGCCTCGCGGCGACCAACGCCGTGTCGTCGGCCGCCCGCGCCGTCGATCTCGCGTACACGACCGGCGGTGCGTCGGCGATGTACGAGCGCAGCCCGCTGCAGCTCGCGTTCCGCGATGTCCACGCGATCACCCAACACTTCACCGTGGCCCCTGCGTCGCGCGAGCTGCTCGGCCGCGCGTTGTTCGGACTGCCCGTCGAACCCCACCTGCTGTGA
- a CDS encoding DEAD/DEAH box helicase has product MDHFGPATRRWFAQTFDAPTPVQVRGWQAIAAGRHALLVAPTGSGKTLAAFLSSIDRLVQAPARTPGIRVLYVSPLKALVHDIHRNLQRPLAGIAAAAQALGLQPALPRVAIRTGDTTAGERASMLRQPPEILVTTPESLFLMLGSRVREHLATVETVIVDEVHALAPTKRGAHLALSLERLVDLCPREPQRVGLSATARPLEEVARFLAGARSVEIVDCGTRPDLDIEVVVPVPDMTRPSVDAVAAPPMKQGGVAVAPAGLGEPLANSIWPAIHPRLLEIIRGAATTIVFVNARGLCERLAQRLNELAGEPLVRAHHGSLAHAQRTAIEAALASGEIRGIVATSSLELGIDMGTIERVVLVESPGAVSRGLQRVGRAGHGVGQRSVGRLFPKHRGDLLESAVVVQRMREGAIEAMHVPRNPLDVLAQQLVAMLGVGEATLGELAAMVRRAHNFAQLPDAALRAVLDMLAGRYPSHAFADLRPRVVWDREHDRLAARRGALQLALQNAGTIPDRGLYPVHAGEGGPRVGELDEEMVHESAPGQVITLGASAWRIDHITRDRVVVSPAPGESGRLPFWRGDGPGRPLELGRAIGALTRELASRSGDEALAWLRTAWSLDAWAAQNLLAYVHEQRDATGVVPSDRAITIERFRDEVGDWRVCILSPFGARVHAPWALAIEAEFAARHGLSLQTTWSDDGIALRIVEVEELPSLEWLLPDPETVQERIVAQLAHSALFAGMFRENAARALLLPRRRAGQRTPLWAQRLRSQQLLAVAREHPSFPIVIETYRACLQDVFDLPALVELLRGVASREIRVDHVQTPSPSPFARQLVFAYVAAFMYEGDVPLAERRAAALALDEGLLRELLGEEALASVAAMLDLDALAELESQLQGTAPDRRARDADGLHDLLLRLGPLHASELAACCVGDDEAATTWMRELLASRRAVWIDLAGVRTAAAIEDLAALRDGLGVAVPPGVPEVLLAPRPGARAELLARHARNRGPFAVAGLSLRWGVELGPVVDAMVATRALVRGPLLPDAGELVCDAEVLRRLKRRSLARLREEIAAVDDEVYARFLPSWHGLDAAAGGASVLDDALARLEGMPLSWHELEHAILPARVPGFHARMLDERGASGELCWVGHGTLGGDDGRVALYRRAQVGRLLSPPTVPEGLGPIPLAILDHLRHRGASFVVELSRVLGAEVSLAQLEDALWQLAWAGLVTNDTFAPLRAHGPARGARGKVMRTGGGRWSLVAELIGTPIGDTERALARAQMLLDRHGIVAADVIALEAEPGGFAGVLPVFRELEQAGRVRRGHFVAHLRGVQFASPGAVDRLRAEREREGLHARVLAAADPAQPWGASLPWPLRVGSDRAGVRRAAGARVIEVDGAPVLFLDRGGRRWISFAAADRPELLAAAIAALPAMVAASSGRSLRVESIDGEPARNHRIAAALREVGFASELRGLVLEVRRASRS; this is encoded by the coding sequence ATGGATCACTTCGGGCCCGCGACGCGGCGTTGGTTCGCGCAGACCTTCGACGCACCGACGCCGGTGCAGGTCCGCGGCTGGCAGGCGATCGCGGCCGGTCGTCACGCGCTCTTGGTGGCGCCGACCGGCTCGGGCAAGACCCTGGCCGCGTTCCTGTCGAGCATCGATCGGCTCGTGCAAGCGCCCGCGCGCACGCCGGGCATCCGCGTGCTGTACGTGTCGCCGCTCAAGGCGTTGGTGCACGACATCCACCGCAACCTGCAGCGGCCGCTGGCCGGCATCGCCGCGGCCGCGCAGGCGCTCGGGCTCCAGCCGGCACTGCCGCGGGTGGCGATCCGCACCGGCGACACGACCGCGGGCGAGCGCGCCTCGATGCTGCGGCAGCCACCCGAGATCCTCGTCACCACGCCCGAGTCGCTGTTCCTGATGTTGGGCTCGCGTGTGCGCGAGCACCTCGCGACGGTCGAGACCGTGATCGTCGACGAGGTCCACGCGCTGGCACCGACCAAGCGCGGCGCTCATCTGGCGCTATCGCTCGAGCGCCTGGTGGACTTGTGCCCGCGCGAGCCACAGCGTGTGGGGCTCTCGGCGACCGCGCGGCCGCTCGAGGAGGTCGCGCGCTTCCTCGCAGGGGCACGGTCCGTCGAGATCGTCGACTGTGGCACGCGCCCGGATCTCGACATCGAGGTGGTGGTGCCGGTGCCCGACATGACGCGGCCGAGCGTCGACGCCGTGGCAGCGCCACCGATGAAGCAAGGCGGCGTCGCGGTGGCGCCGGCGGGGCTCGGCGAGCCGCTGGCCAACAGCATCTGGCCGGCGATCCACCCCCGGCTGCTCGAGATCATCCGCGGCGCCGCGACCACGATCGTCTTCGTCAACGCGCGCGGCCTGTGCGAGCGGCTCGCGCAGCGCCTCAACGAGCTCGCGGGTGAGCCGCTCGTGCGTGCCCACCACGGCAGCCTCGCCCACGCCCAGCGCACCGCGATCGAGGCCGCGCTCGCGAGCGGTGAGATCCGCGGCATCGTCGCGACCAGCTCGCTCGAGCTCGGCATCGACATGGGCACCATCGAGCGCGTGGTGCTGGTCGAGTCACCCGGTGCGGTGTCGCGGGGCCTACAGCGGGTCGGTCGTGCCGGGCACGGCGTGGGTCAGCGCAGCGTCGGGCGGCTGTTCCCCAAGCACCGCGGCGACCTGCTCGAGTCGGCGGTGGTGGTGCAGCGCATGCGCGAGGGCGCGATCGAGGCCATGCACGTGCCCCGCAACCCGCTCGACGTGCTCGCGCAGCAGCTGGTCGCGATGCTCGGCGTCGGCGAGGCCACGCTGGGCGAGCTCGCGGCGATGGTGCGTCGCGCCCACAACTTCGCGCAGCTGCCCGACGCGGCCCTACGCGCGGTGCTCGACATGCTCGCGGGTCGCTACCCCTCGCACGCGTTCGCCGACCTGCGGCCGCGGGTGGTGTGGGATCGCGAGCACGATCGGCTGGCCGCGCGCCGCGGTGCGTTGCAGCTCGCGCTGCAGAACGCCGGCACGATCCCCGATCGCGGGCTCTACCCGGTGCACGCCGGCGAGGGCGGGCCGCGCGTGGGTGAGCTCGACGAGGAGATGGTGCACGAGTCGGCGCCCGGCCAGGTCATCACGCTGGGCGCGAGTGCGTGGCGGATCGACCACATCACCCGCGATCGCGTGGTGGTATCGCCCGCGCCCGGCGAGAGCGGGCGGCTGCCGTTCTGGCGCGGCGACGGCCCCGGGCGACCGCTCGAGCTCGGTCGCGCGATCGGAGCGCTGACGCGCGAGCTGGCCAGCCGCAGCGGCGACGAGGCGCTGGCGTGGTTGCGCACCGCGTGGTCGCTCGACGCGTGGGCGGCCCAGAACCTGCTCGCCTACGTGCACGAGCAACGTGACGCCACCGGCGTGGTGCCGAGCGATCGCGCGATCACGATCGAGCGCTTCCGCGACGAGGTCGGCGACTGGCGGGTCTGCATCCTGTCGCCCTTCGGCGCCCGCGTGCACGCCCCGTGGGCGCTGGCGATCGAGGCCGAGTTCGCGGCGCGGCACGGGCTCTCGCTGCAGACCACGTGGAGCGACGACGGCATCGCGCTGCGCATCGTCGAGGTCGAGGAGCTGCCCTCGCTCGAGTGGCTGCTGCCCGATCCCGAGACGGTGCAGGAGCGCATCGTCGCGCAGCTCGCCCACTCCGCGCTGTTCGCCGGGATGTTCCGCGAGAACGCGGCGCGGGCGCTGCTGCTGCCACGACGCCGCGCGGGGCAGCGCACGCCGCTGTGGGCCCAACGACTGCGATCGCAGCAGCTGCTGGCGGTCGCGCGCGAGCACCCGTCATTCCCGATCGTGATCGAGACCTACCGCGCGTGCCTGCAGGACGTGTTCGATCTGCCGGCGCTGGTGGAGCTGCTGCGCGGGGTCGCGTCGCGGGAGATTCGGGTCGACCACGTGCAGACACCCTCGCCGTCACCGTTCGCGCGCCAGCTGGTGTTCGCCTACGTCGCGGCGTTCATGTACGAGGGCGACGTGCCGCTGGCCGAGCGCCGCGCGGCCGCACTCGCGCTCGACGAGGGCCTGCTGCGGGAGCTGCTCGGCGAAGAGGCGCTCGCGAGCGTCGCGGCCATGCTCGACCTCGACGCGCTGGCCGAGCTCGAGTCGCAGCTGCAGGGCACCGCGCCCGATCGACGCGCCCGCGATGCCGACGGCCTGCACGATCTGTTGCTGCGGCTGGGGCCGTTGCATGCATCGGAGCTGGCGGCGTGCTGCGTCGGTGACGACGAGGCTGCGACGACCTGGATGCGCGAGCTGTTGGCCTCGCGCCGCGCGGTGTGGATCGATCTCGCCGGCGTGCGCACGGCGGCGGCGATCGAAGACCTCGCGGCCCTGCGCGACGGCCTCGGTGTCGCGGTGCCGCCGGGGGTGCCGGAGGTCCTGCTGGCGCCGCGACCCGGCGCGCGCGCGGAGCTGCTCGCACGTCACGCCCGCAACCGCGGTCCGTTCGCCGTCGCGGGGCTGTCGCTGCGTTGGGGCGTCGAGCTGGGGCCGGTCGTGGACGCAATGGTGGCCACGCGTGCGCTGGTGCGAGGCCCGCTGCTGCCGGACGCCGGCGAGCTGGTGTGCGACGCCGAGGTGTTGCGTCGACTCAAGCGCCGCAGCCTCGCGCGCCTGCGCGAAGAGATCGCAGCGGTCGACGACGAGGTCTACGCGCGCTTCTTGCCCAGCTGGCACGGCCTCGATGCCGCGGCCGGCGGTGCCAGCGTGCTCGACGATGCACTCGCGCGGCTCGAAGGCATGCCGCTGTCGTGGCACGAGCTCGAGCACGCGATCTTGCCGGCGCGCGTGCCCGGCTTCCACGCGCGCATGCTCGACGAGCGCGGCGCGAGCGGGGAACTGTGCTGGGTCGGACACGGCACGCTGGGCGGTGACGACGGACGCGTCGCGCTGTACCGACGCGCGCAGGTCGGGCGGCTGCTGTCGCCGCCGACCGTGCCCGAGGGCCTGGGCCCGATCCCACTGGCGATCCTCGATCATCTGCGCCACCGCGGCGCGTCGTTCGTGGTCGAGCTCTCGCGCGTGCTCGGTGCCGAGGTCTCGCTCGCGCAGCTCGAGGACGCGCTGTGGCAGCTCGCGTGGGCGGGCCTGGTCACCAACGACACCTTCGCGCCGCTGCGCGCCCACGGCCCCGCGCGCGGGGCTCGCGGCAAGGTCATGCGCACCGGTGGCGGCCGTTGGTCGCTGGTCGCAGAGCTCATCGGCACGCCGATTGGCGACACCGAGCGCGCGCTGGCTCGCGCGCAGATGCTGCTCGATCGCCACGGCATCGTCGCGGCCGACGTGATCGCGCTCGAGGCGGAGCCGGGCGGCTTCGCGGGCGTGTTGCCGGTGTTCCGCGAGCTCGAGCAGGCCGGTCGCGTCCGACGCGGCCACTTCGTCGCCCACCTGCGCGGCGTGCAGTTCGCGAGCCCGGGCGCGGTCGATCGGCTGCGGGCCGAGCGGGAACGCGAGGGCCTGCATGCGCGCGTGCTCGCGGCCGCCGATCCGGCGCAGCCGTGGGGCGCGAGCCTGCCGTGGCCGCTGCGCGTGGGCAGCGACCGTGCGGGCGTGCGTCGGGCCGCGGGCGCGCGCGTGATCGAGGTCGACGGTGCGCCGGTGCTGTTCCTCGATCGCGGCGGCCGGCGCTGGATCAGCTTCGCCGCCGCCGATCGACCCGAGCTGCTGGCGGCCGCCATCGCAGCGCTGCCCGCGATGGTGGCGGCGTCGTCGGGCCGCAGCCTGCGGGTCGAGAGCATCGATGGCGAGCCGGCCCGCAACCATCGCATCGCCGCCGCGCTGCGCGAGGTCGGCTTCGCCTCCGAGCTGCGTGGCCTCGTGCTCGAGGTGCGCCGCGCCTCGCGATCTTAG
- a CDS encoding tetratricopeptide repeat protein, with amino-acid sequence MASPRESPRAAVVHASESIVEFDAELIEAEPDPGMSLEEIDAALVFEDEPATPVVAAPVVAVPAVAAPVVAAPVVAAPVVAAPVVAAVAPDPAAPTVVARATAVVRPHVHPGRVARAESSTVASVSSGSLVARVPGRWPWWRYTALSAGLSALAVTLAMIGRSDHAAAASTAVASDAVELHYDPALVAQAAMVPVVTAAATTTTEPPRLLARRVALRGQRNLAAGMPRLARAAFEEALQLDPRNRAALAGLGRLEYEAGRLAAAIEHLELALQLEPRDRELRSMLAQAHEAKGHGRAAARHARLATTP; translated from the coding sequence GTGGCGAGCCCCCGCGAGTCGCCGCGCGCCGCGGTCGTGCACGCCAGCGAGTCCATCGTCGAGTTCGACGCCGAGCTGATCGAGGCAGAGCCCGATCCCGGCATGTCGCTCGAGGAGATCGACGCCGCGCTGGTGTTCGAGGACGAGCCCGCGACGCCCGTCGTGGCGGCGCCCGTCGTCGCGGTGCCCGCCGTCGCGGCGCCCGTCGTCGCGGCGCCCGTCGTCGCGGCGCCCGTCGTCGCCGCGCCCGTCGTCGCTGCGGTCGCGCCGGATCCCGCGGCACCGACCGTGGTCGCGCGCGCGACCGCGGTGGTCCGTCCGCACGTGCACCCGGGCCGCGTCGCGCGGGCCGAGTCCAGTACCGTCGCCAGCGTGTCGAGCGGATCGCTCGTCGCTCGCGTGCCGGGTCGCTGGCCGTGGTGGCGCTACACCGCGCTGTCGGCTGGCCTCTCCGCGCTGGCGGTCACGCTCGCGATGATCGGCCGCAGCGATCACGCCGCCGCCGCTTCGACGGCCGTCGCGAGCGATGCGGTCGAGCTGCACTACGACCCCGCGTTGGTCGCCCAGGCCGCGATGGTGCCCGTGGTGACGGCCGCCGCCACCACCACCACCGAGCCGCCGCGGCTGCTCGCACGCCGCGTCGCGCTGCGAGGGCAACGCAACCTCGCGGCCGGCATGCCTCGCCTGGCCCGCGCCGCGTTCGAGGAGGCGCTACAGCTCGATCCCCGCAACCGCGCCGCGCTGGCGGGTCTCGGTCGCCTCGAGTACGAGGCGGGTCGGCTCGCCGCCGCGATCGAGCACCTCGAGCTCGCGCTGCAGCTCGAGCCCCGCGATCGCGAGCTGCGTTCGATGCTCGCGCAGGCCCACGAGGCCAAGGGCCACGGCCGCGCCGCGGCGCGGCACGCCCGGCTCGCGACCACACCGTGA
- a CDS encoding amidohydrolase family protein, protein MDPLHALAWLSLLTAASACHDGPMTDSASDASGDDSGGDTDSDGSHDAGRVLECAAHPLPDAAGSCIVERAGTAGTILRGTVLDGEGVLRGGEVFIDSSGTIACVDCDCSGTTGAASARVLQCGDAVISPGLVNPHDHITYANNAPIGQGVDRYEHRHDWRKGQNGHASLHTNSGASANEVLGAELRFVMGGATAAASAGGEAALLRNLDTFGLSEGLSLPVADSDTFPLDDASGEQRELGCDYGSSPTSRASIQGHAYLPHIAEGINPAAANEFTCTGSAAGEDLMGPQTAVIHGVGLRPPDIAAMVDAGAMLVWSPRSNVVLYGNTAPVTTMRAMGLPIALGTDWVASGSMNMQRELQCADTLDRDYFGDAFGDRELWQMATEHAARAVGAGEVLGVLAAGRVGDVAVFRGDAHLDHRAVIDAAPDDVVLVMRGGVPLFGDDGLLTEGFSGGSMCETLDVCGVAKRACVARDTQGVATLADVRAAIEASYPLFFCDTPDDEPTCEPRRAGEYEGRPDGDRDGDGIADGDDLCPGVFDPVRPLDGGPADADGDGIGDACDPCPLAEGDAC, encoded by the coding sequence ATGGATCCCCTGCACGCGCTCGCGTGGCTCTCGCTGCTCACCGCCGCGAGCGCGTGCCACGACGGGCCCATGACCGACAGCGCCTCGGACGCGAGCGGCGACGACTCCGGTGGCGACACGGACTCCGACGGCAGCCATGACGCCGGCCGGGTGCTCGAGTGCGCCGCGCATCCGCTGCCAGACGCAGCCGGCAGCTGCATCGTCGAGCGGGCCGGCACCGCCGGCACGATCCTGCGCGGCACCGTGCTCGACGGCGAAGGCGTGCTGCGCGGCGGTGAGGTCTTCATCGACTCGAGCGGCACGATCGCGTGCGTCGACTGTGACTGCAGCGGCACCACAGGGGCCGCATCTGCGCGGGTCTTGCAGTGCGGCGACGCGGTGATCTCACCCGGACTCGTCAATCCCCACGATCACATCACCTACGCCAACAACGCGCCCATCGGCCAGGGCGTCGATCGCTACGAGCATCGCCACGACTGGCGCAAGGGCCAGAACGGCCACGCCTCGCTGCACACGAACTCGGGCGCCAGCGCGAACGAGGTGCTCGGCGCCGAGCTGCGCTTCGTGATGGGCGGCGCGACCGCGGCCGCCAGCGCCGGCGGTGAGGCGGCCCTGCTGCGCAACCTCGACACCTTCGGCCTGTCCGAAGGCCTGTCGCTGCCGGTCGCCGACTCCGACACCTTCCCGCTCGACGACGCCAGCGGCGAGCAGCGCGAGCTCGGCTGCGACTACGGCAGCTCGCCGACCTCGCGCGCGAGCATCCAGGGCCACGCGTACCTGCCCCACATCGCCGAGGGCATCAACCCCGCCGCGGCCAACGAGTTCACGTGCACCGGCAGCGCCGCCGGTGAGGATCTCATGGGCCCGCAGACCGCCGTGATCCACGGCGTCGGCCTGCGACCACCGGACATCGCCGCGATGGTCGACGCCGGCGCGATGCTGGTGTGGTCGCCGCGCTCGAACGTCGTGCTCTACGGCAACACCGCGCCGGTCACGACCATGCGCGCGATGGGCCTGCCGATCGCGCTCGGCACCGACTGGGTCGCGTCGGGCTCGATGAACATGCAGCGCGAGCTGCAGTGCGCCGACACCCTCGACCGCGACTACTTCGGCGATGCGTTCGGCGATCGCGAGCTGTGGCAGATGGCGACCGAGCACGCCGCGCGGGCGGTCGGCGCCGGCGAGGTGCTGGGCGTGCTGGCGGCCGGCCGGGTCGGTGACGTCGCGGTGTTCCGCGGCGACGCCCACCTCGATCATCGCGCGGTGATCGACGCGGCGCCCGACGACGTCGTGCTGGTGATGCGTGGCGGCGTGCCGTTGTTCGGTGACGACGGCCTGCTGACGGAGGGCTTCTCGGGCGGCAGCATGTGCGAGACGCTCGACGTCTGCGGCGTCGCCAAGCGGGCCTGCGTCGCGCGCGACACCCAGGGCGTGGCGACCCTCGCCGACGTGCGCGCGGCGATCGAGGCCAGCTATCCGCTCTTCTTCTGCGACACGCCCGACGACGAGCCGACCTGCGAGCCTCGGCGCGCCGGCGAGTACGAAGGACGACCCGACGGCGATCGCGATGGCGACGGCATCGCCGACGGCGACGACCTCTGCCCCGGCGTATTCGACCCGGTCCGCCCGCTCGACGGGGGCCCGGCCGACGCCGACGGCGACGGCATCGGGGACGCGTGCGATCCCTGCCCCCTCGCCGAGGGTGATGCCTGCTGA
- a CDS encoding SRPBCC family protein, whose amino-acid sequence MKTVFKLIGAQARLLQSHSLFTQWFANPSISPQGKLSFCPAAIDFVMGFRDLNRYFVRYPEPRSELERALNEHAAEDATHSALFLTDWRLLGVDEALGWAPRDIYWWITSTDTLEARRLDFELASLVHRNRDPRLRFAIIESMEAAGNVFFRQTVPLATQIESARGIELPYFGQFHLDRETGHLQAGDEKLFFAEPLCDEERARATALVLRTFSIFHAHFRAWEEHARRFVAGQRPPQPAVAARAAATLRPAAAHDVSAAMSLSHPAHPSGYGEGLRDHLQAAFDELWAHPFHAWIRSGPHPGFLPMIRSFFLQWVVDDWTCADWFLLDTTYPDPKTPLERGINRLSQLYAAEMNRRYVEWETLGFDELTGWTAADALQHYWLDERVEEHREVFADLRKLTLDHPSPVARYWILKSFVRFGDALMHSIGHAMAHHGVATEAFLAFAGQPERMHPDLPPDPEADLAVLRLETEPMRPEDAALAHELLRATHAQEARRASITWRVLQERRYAHLGPVTAPAIDTTTEFALERSLAASAEAVWEILGDFGAAVRWGAPAMETCVVEGAGVGAVRSLSGQGLTVRERLLAHDHAARRLSYSILEPHPLPFADYVTTIEVSPQGPGACRVRWSARYLPKGSPTSASELLAKVYDANIAGVLRALGHIAA is encoded by the coding sequence ATGAAGACCGTCTTCAAGCTGATCGGGGCCCAAGCGCGGCTCCTGCAAAGCCACTCGTTGTTCACGCAGTGGTTCGCCAACCCGTCGATCTCACCGCAGGGCAAGCTCTCGTTCTGCCCGGCGGCGATCGACTTCGTCATGGGGTTTCGCGACCTGAATCGCTACTTCGTGCGGTACCCCGAGCCGCGCAGCGAGCTCGAGCGCGCGCTCAACGAGCACGCGGCCGAGGACGCGACGCACTCCGCCTTGTTCCTGACCGACTGGCGGCTGCTCGGGGTCGACGAGGCACTGGGCTGGGCCCCGCGCGACATCTACTGGTGGATCACCAGCACCGACACGCTCGAGGCGCGCCGCCTCGACTTCGAGCTCGCGTCGCTGGTCCATCGCAATCGCGACCCTCGGCTGCGTTTTGCGATCATCGAGTCGATGGAGGCGGCCGGCAACGTGTTCTTCCGCCAGACGGTGCCGTTGGCCACGCAGATCGAATCGGCGCGGGGCATCGAGCTGCCGTACTTCGGGCAGTTCCACCTCGACCGCGAGACCGGACACCTGCAGGCCGGCGACGAGAAGCTGTTCTTCGCCGAGCCGCTGTGTGACGAGGAGCGCGCGCGAGCGACCGCGTTGGTGCTGCGCACCTTCTCGATCTTCCACGCGCACTTCCGGGCCTGGGAGGAGCACGCCCGCCGGTTCGTCGCGGGGCAGCGGCCGCCGCAGCCGGCGGTGGCCGCCCGTGCCGCCGCCACGCTGCGGCCCGCCGCCGCGCACGACGTGTCGGCCGCGATGTCGCTGTCGCATCCCGCCCATCCCTCTGGCTACGGCGAAGGCCTGCGTGATCACCTGCAGGCGGCGTTCGACGAGCTGTGGGCGCATCCGTTCCACGCTTGGATCCGCAGCGGCCCACACCCCGGGTTCTTGCCGATGATCCGGTCGTTCTTCCTGCAGTGGGTGGTCGACGACTGGACCTGTGCCGACTGGTTCCTGCTCGACACCACCTACCCGGATCCGAAGACCCCGCTCGAGCGCGGCATCAACCGACTCTCCCAGCTCTACGCGGCCGAGATGAATCGCCGCTACGTCGAGTGGGAGACGCTCGGGTTCGACGAGCTGACCGGTTGGACCGCAGCCGACGCGCTCCAGCACTACTGGCTCGACGAGCGCGTCGAGGAGCACCGCGAGGTGTTCGCCGATCTCCGCAAGCTGACGCTCGATCACCCGTCGCCGGTCGCTCGCTACTGGATCCTGAAGTCGTTCGTGCGCTTCGGCGACGCGTTGATGCACTCGATCGGTCACGCAATGGCGCACCATGGCGTGGCCACCGAGGCATTCCTGGCGTTTGCGGGCCAGCCCGAGCGGATGCACCCCGACCTGCCGCCCGATCCGGAGGCCGACCTCGCGGTGCTGCGACTCGAGACCGAACCGATGCGCCCCGAGGACGCTGCGCTCGCGCACGAGCTGCTGCGGGCCACGCATGCGCAGGAGGCCCGCCGCGCGAGCATCACGTGGCGCGTGCTGCAGGAGCGCCGGTATGCGCACCTCGGCCCCGTGACCGCGCCCGCGATCGACACCACGACAGAGTTCGCGCTCGAGCGCAGCCTTGCGGCGAGCGCCGAGGCGGTATGGGAGATCCTCGGAGACTTCGGCGCGGCGGTGCGTTGGGGCGCGCCGGCGATGGAGACCTGCGTCGTCGAGGGCGCTGGCGTGGGGGCGGTCCGCAGCTTGTCCGGGCAAGGCCTGACGGTGCGGGAGCGGCTGCTCGCCCACGACCACGCCGCGCGCCGGCTGTCGTACTCGATCCTCGAGCCGCACCCGCTGCCGTTCGCCGACTACGTCACCACGATCGAGGTGAGCCCGCAGGGACCGGGTGCGTGCCGCGTGCGGTGGAGCGCCCGCTACTTGCCCAAGGGGTCGCCAACGTCGGCGAGCGAGCTGCTCGCGAAGGTGTACGACGCGAACATCGCGGGCGTGCTGCGTGCGCTCGGCCACATCGCGGCTTGA